One genomic region from Amphiprion ocellaris isolate individual 3 ecotype Okinawa chromosome 20, ASM2253959v1, whole genome shotgun sequence encodes:
- the rab32b gene encoding ras-related protein Rab-32, with translation MERSSVSEKLFKVLVIGDIEVGKTSIVMRYVKKCFDQAYKATIGVDFFMKTVEWDAKTVVRMQLWDLSGQDRIKNLSRVYYKAAMGALVVFDITNSLTLKSATEWKQDLDSKLCLDNGRPVPAVLLANKCDLMKTKGEDLVSSLDRFCKDNNFLGWFETSAKENINIDEAGSFLVKQMMLCDGSLSDEEHQRDGIKSLTQTPMKISGTSCC, from the exons ATGGAAAGGAGTTCAGTGTCAGAGAAGCTGTTTAAAGTTTTAGTCATCGGGGATATAGAGGTCGGAAAAACCAGCATTGTTATGCGTTATGTTAAGAAATGCTTTGATCAAGCATACAAAGCAACTATTGGAGTTGACTTTTTCATGAAGACAGTGGAATGGGATGCAAAGACTGTGGTGAGAATGCAACTTTGGGATTTATCAG GCCAGGACAGGATTAAAAACTTGTCCAGAGTTTACTACAAAGCTGCAATGGGGGCACTGGTGGTGTTTGACATCACGAATAGCTTAACCTTGAAGTCTGCCACTGAGTGGAAGCAGGACTTGGACAGTAAATTGTGTCTGGACAATGGACGTCCGGTTCCCGCTGTCCTGCTAGCCAACAAATGTGACCTGATGAAGACGAAGGGCGAAGACTTGGTGTCCTCGCTGGACAGATTTTGTAAAGACAACAATTTCCTGGGCTGGTTTGAGACGTCTGCAAAG GAAAATATCAATATTGATGAGGCAGGTTCCTTCCTTGTCAAACAAATGATGCTGTGCGACGGCAGCCTGTCCGATGAAGAGCACCAGCGGGACGGGATCAAAAGTCTGACCCAGACTCCCATGAAGATCTCTGGGACTTCGTGCTGCTGA